GCAGTCACGTCCACAGCCGGGATACTGTCCAATAAGGCAATTTGTTCCTGGTAAGCGCGCAGGCACTTTTCAATTTCCTGGTCTACCTCCGCGATGCTCTGTTCAATTTGTTCCAAATGTTTGAGCTGCATTCTTAAAAGCCTGCGTTGCTGTTCGGACAAAGTACCCCGGGTGGCCTCGGCAATTTGCTCTTCTTTTTTGCGCGCTCTGCCCTTTAAGTAATCTTTTAAGAGAGAGGGGTCAATTTGACCATAAGCAATTAAGTGTTCCAGGATCGTCCGGCCAGAAACACCAAAGACATCGGAAAGGACCGAAGAAAGCTTAATGGCGTTGGTCTGAAGCAACTTTTCGATCCGGTTTTTCTGGGAAGCGGCTTCCTCCACCAGGCTTTTGCGGTAACGGGTCAGCTCCCTTAATTCCCGGATGGGTTTGGTCGGAATAAAACTGCCCCGCAAGAGACCTGTTCTTAAGAGTTGGGCAATCCACTGGGCATCCTTAATGTCGGTTTTTCTCCCGGGAACGTTTTTGATGTGCCGGGCGTTAACCAAAAGGATGACCATGTTGCCCTTTTCTAAAACGTCGTACACCGGCTTCCAATAGAC
The sequence above is a segment of the Desulfofundulus luciae genome. Coding sequences within it:
- a CDS encoding IS110 family RNA-guided transposase yields the protein MEAILECCCGLDVHRDIITACLLKGPLDQKPEATIREFSALPQGLQELRSWLQAENCRNVAMESTGVYWKPVYDVLEKGNMVILLVNARHIKNVPGRKTDIKDAQWIAQLLRTGLLRGSFIPTKPIRELRELTRYRKSLVEEAASQKNRIEKLLQTNAIKLSSVLSDVFGVSGRTILEHLIAYGQIDPSLLKDYLKGRARKKEEQIAEATRGTLSEQQRRLLRMQLKHLEQIEQSIAEVDQEIEKCLRAYQEQIALLDSIPAVDVTA